In Polynucleobacter ibericus, a genomic segment contains:
- a CDS encoding SCO family protein, which translates to MNFLRACFVAILCFVLTACSPKPEFKNIDITGSTAFGKDFSLLDPDGKVRTLADFKGKVVVMFFGYTQCPDICPTTLTEMQQVMTLLGPQSDKVQVLFVTVDPERDTAEILKQYVPAFDPRFLGLRPADEAGLEKVTKDFKIYYKKVPGTKAGSYTMDHTAGSYAFDPDGRLRLYIKHAQGPETLAHDLKELLK; encoded by the coding sequence ATGAATTTTTTGCGTGCTTGCTTTGTAGCCATCCTTTGTTTTGTATTGACTGCATGTAGTCCTAAACCAGAATTCAAAAATATAGATATCACTGGCAGTACAGCCTTTGGTAAAGACTTTAGCTTGCTGGATCCTGATGGCAAGGTGAGAACCTTGGCTGACTTTAAAGGCAAAGTGGTAGTGATGTTCTTTGGCTATACCCAGTGCCCCGATATCTGCCCAACGACCTTAACTGAAATGCAGCAAGTCATGACCCTATTGGGGCCCCAGTCAGATAAGGTGCAGGTGCTTTTTGTGACAGTAGACCCAGAGCGTGATACTGCCGAGATTTTGAAGCAATATGTGCCTGCATTTGACCCTCGTTTCTTGGGTCTTCGTCCTGCAGACGAGGCTGGCTTAGAGAAGGTAACTAAGGACTTTAAGATTTATTACAAGAAAGTGCCCGGAACTAAGGCAGGCTCTTACACCATGGATCACACAGCAGGAAGCTACGCATTTGATCCCGATGGTCGCCTACGTTTATATATCAAGCACGCTCAAGGTCCAGAGACCCTGGCGCATGACTTGAAAGAATTGCTGAAGTAA
- the rpoH gene encoding RNA polymerase sigma factor RpoH: MVQKKSDKPNLQTLPVAQTAAASAFPMLPTLGVGTLDSYIAYVNRVPMLSAAEELHLAQEFRRTENVDAAKTLVLSHLRLVVSVARQYLGYGIPHADLIQEGNIGLMKAVKRYDPNNGARLVSYAIHWIKAEIHEYILKNWRLVKTATTKAQRKLFFNLRSNKPTLSALTPSEVDALAKALDVKGSDVKEMEMRLAGGDVALEGDDSDDEAAYAPIQWLADSSQEPTARIASAEADALQGPKLDQALMALDDRSRNIVQSRWLAMDADGNGTKTLHDLADEYGISAERVRQIETAALKKMRGLLQAA; the protein is encoded by the coding sequence ATGGTTCAAAAGAAATCTGACAAACCGAATTTGCAAACACTGCCAGTCGCGCAGACTGCGGCGGCGTCTGCATTTCCAATGCTGCCAACTCTTGGGGTTGGCACTCTCGACTCATATATTGCGTACGTTAATCGCGTACCGATGCTCAGCGCTGCGGAAGAGTTACATCTTGCGCAGGAATTTCGTCGCACAGAAAATGTGGATGCTGCTAAAACTTTAGTGCTGTCACATTTACGCCTGGTGGTATCTGTTGCTCGCCAATATCTTGGCTATGGCATTCCACACGCTGACTTAATTCAAGAAGGCAATATTGGTTTGATGAAAGCAGTCAAACGCTACGACCCAAACAATGGTGCCCGCTTAGTGTCTTATGCAATTCATTGGATCAAAGCAGAGATTCATGAGTACATCCTTAAGAATTGGCGTTTAGTCAAAACTGCAACAACTAAAGCACAACGTAAGTTGTTCTTTAACTTGCGTAGCAATAAACCTACTCTGAGTGCACTCACTCCAAGCGAAGTAGATGCCTTAGCCAAAGCACTTGATGTCAAAGGTTCAGACGTTAAAGAAATGGAGATGCGTCTTGCGGGTGGTGATGTAGCGCTTGAAGGCGACGATAGTGATGATGAGGCTGCTTACGCACCAATTCAATGGCTTGCAGACAGCTCTCAGGAGCCTACTGCACGCATTGCCAGTGCTGAAGCTGATGCACTTCAAGGCCCCAAGCTGGATCAAGCCTTGATGGCATTAGACGACCGCAGTCGTAATATTGTGCAGTCTCGTTGGTTGGCAATGGATGCTGACGGTAATGGCACAAAAACATTACACGATCTTGCGGATGAATATGGCATCTCCGCAGAACGCGTTCGCCAAATCGAAACTGCTGCGCTAAAAAAGATGCGCGGCTTACTGCAAGCAGCCTAA